From a single Coregonus clupeaformis isolate EN_2021a unplaced genomic scaffold, ASM2061545v1 scaf0906, whole genome shotgun sequence genomic region:
- the LOC123485948 gene encoding thioredoxin-like has product MIIIIEDKEGFDKALEEAGDRLVVVDFTATWCGPCQSIAPFFKGLSETYQSVVFLKVDVDDAPDVASFCDIKCMPTFHFYKNKNKVEEFSGSNQTKLEELVNTHK; this is encoded by the exons ATGATCATCATAATCGAAGATAAG gAGGGCTTTGACAAGGCCCTGGAGGAGGCAGGAGATAGACTGGTGGTAGTGGACTTCACAGCTACGTGGTGCGGCCCCTGTCAGAGCATCGCCCCCTTCTTCAAG ggTCTGTCTGAGACATACCAGAGCGTGGTCTTCCTGAAGGTTGACGTGGACGACGCTCCG gATGTGGCCAGTTTCTGTGACATCAAGTGTATGCCAACATTCCACTTctacaagaacaagaacaag GTGGAGGAGTTCTCAGGGTCCAATCAGACCAAGCTGGAGGAGCTGGTTAACACTCACAAATAA